One Leptospira levettii genomic window carries:
- a CDS encoding phosphatase domain-containing protein, which produces MSQEPNTSQPIITDIKRIAVCGGSLGRERRSYVRGQVVDVGITDLMKADGLWDLVTGLFKGDETKITPFLDFSLAPVRKPVLKLEVHDATGKLIYTSGKIKADEDGFFSCEIRDKLPVGSHDFQVILEGLDSFRQYSKDLAHLNATENSILGRTTIVGKGKLRIIAEDYQGIVVTSDIDQTYLATDIHSGKGKFSALFETPNQKQALPGMPELYRELRINLENAPLAFISASPHFFRRTMLATIAKDNIHIESLHLKYLEGTIKGVFDKVIDTIFNPLTFFQNGFKPAWSRTKKFLGASYQSLFDQMSYKLSILLYDRIYLPTNSKEILLGDNTESDYMIFTLYQLICMGKLSGDELEEYLYQLNFLGRDAITRDAAKKIRLYAEEILRIHGPKNPVTLTLINRTSHGPSEMDMIQKVKDALPKGIFETEFSKKPPFYGTEGAMGMAILLENHGYLDPNQILTIIAGMIGKVLEGKLVDETFILKQLDELTLPKEAEGTKAKIKENLKSAFLN; this is translated from the coding sequence ATGTCCCAAGAACCAAATACTTCACAACCTATCATTACCGATATCAAAAGAATCGCAGTTTGCGGTGGATCGCTAGGAAGAGAACGACGCTCCTATGTGCGTGGTCAGGTAGTCGATGTAGGGATTACCGATTTGATGAAGGCAGATGGCCTCTGGGACCTAGTGACAGGGTTATTTAAGGGTGATGAAACCAAAATCACTCCCTTTCTCGATTTTTCCCTCGCCCCGGTTCGTAAACCAGTGTTAAAATTAGAAGTCCATGATGCGACAGGCAAACTCATCTATACCTCTGGTAAAATCAAGGCGGATGAGGATGGTTTTTTCTCCTGTGAAATCCGAGACAAACTGCCAGTAGGATCCCATGATTTCCAAGTGATTCTAGAAGGATTAGATAGTTTTCGACAGTATTCCAAAGACTTAGCCCATTTAAATGCCACCGAAAATTCCATCTTAGGAAGGACTACCATTGTTGGAAAAGGGAAACTACGGATCATCGCAGAAGACTACCAAGGCATTGTTGTTACATCAGACATTGACCAAACGTATCTAGCGACAGATATTCACTCTGGAAAAGGAAAATTCTCTGCTTTATTCGAGACACCTAACCAAAAACAGGCGCTACCAGGGATGCCTGAATTGTATCGAGAACTTAGAATCAACTTAGAGAATGCTCCCCTCGCCTTTATTTCCGCAAGCCCTCATTTTTTTCGAAGGACCATGCTTGCCACAATCGCAAAAGATAACATACACATTGAATCTTTACATCTAAAATACTTAGAAGGAACAATCAAAGGAGTTTTTGACAAAGTCATTGATACAATCTTCAATCCTCTTACATTTTTTCAAAATGGATTCAAACCAGCTTGGTCACGGACTAAAAAATTCTTAGGTGCCTCTTACCAAAGCCTATTCGATCAAATGTCTTATAAACTTTCTATTCTTCTGTACGACCGAATCTATTTACCCACAAATTCGAAAGAGATCCTACTCGGAGATAATACAGAATCCGATTATATGATCTTCACACTGTACCAATTGATCTGTATGGGAAAATTAAGTGGAGATGAGTTAGAAGAATATTTATACCAATTGAATTTTTTAGGTAGAGATGCCATCACAAGAGACGCAGCAAAAAAAATCAGACTGTATGCGGAAGAAATCCTTCGTATCCATGGACCTAAAAACCCAGTAACGCTTACTCTCATCAATCGCACAAGTCATGGTCCTAGTGAAATGGATATGATCCAAAAAGTAAAAGATGCCCTACCTAAAGGTATTTTCGAAACAGAATTTTCGAAGAAACCTCCCTTTTACGGAACAGAAGGTGCCATGGGAATGGCCATCCTTTTAGAAAATCATGGTTATCTAGATCCTAACCAAATTTTAACCATCATCGCAGGTATGATTGGAAAAGTTTTGGAAGGAAAACTTGTAGATGAAACTTTTATTTTAAAACAACTCGATGAGCTAACCCTTCCCAAAGAAGCGGAAGGAACAAAAGCGAAAATCAAAGAGAATTTAAAATCTGCGTTTTTAAATTAA